The following coding sequences lie in one Apium graveolens cultivar Ventura chromosome 3, ASM990537v1, whole genome shotgun sequence genomic window:
- the LOC141712942 gene encoding nudix hydrolase 13, mitochondrial isoform X2, with protein MSIIEARKGRQRQRYEDNIRLVSGCIPYRVAKNNDEESFDLESSLEVLMISSPNRDDLVFPKGGWEDDETVEEAACREALEEAGVKGIIKGDSLGDWTFRSKSRQESGCLEGGCKVWMFALEVTEELDAWPEQENHDRRWLFIKDAFQLCRYQWMSTALEKFIEIMASEKKHGESQSLVVLHPAQVSDVSNSLVVLNPAPVSEVVTENQIMSTNCLPNLLSQNSTGLESFQCSAQQC; from the exons GTGCATTCCTTACAGAGTGGCTAAAAATAATGACGAGGAGAGCTTTGATCTGGAAAGCAGTTTAGAGGTTCTAATGATATCCTCACCAAATCGTGATGATCTGGTTTTCCCAAAG GGTGGATGGGAGGATGATGAGACTGTTGAAGAAGCTGCATGTAGAGAAGCTTTGGAGGAAGCAGGCGTGAAAGGAATTATCAAG GGTGATTCACTCGGAGACTGGACTTTTAGAAGTAAAAGCAGACAAGAGAGTGGTTGCCTCGAAGGAGGCTGCAAAGTATGGATGTTTGCACTGGAAGTCACTGAGGAGCTTGATGCCTGGCCAGAGCAGGAAAACCATGACAGAAGATGG TTGTTTATAAAAGATGCATTCCAGTTGTGCCGCTACCAGTGGATGAGTACAGCCCTGGAAAAGTTTATAGAAATAATGGCCTCCGAAAAAAAACATGGGGAAAGCCAAAGTTTAGTGGTCTTGCACCCAGCTCAAGTTTCAGATGTAAGCAATAGTTTAGTGGTCTTGAATCCTGCTCCAGTTTCAGAGGTGGTTACGGAAAACCAAATAATGTCAACTAACTGTTTGCCAAACCTGCTAAGCCAAAATTCCACCGGCTTGGAATCCTTCCAGTGCTCAGCACAGCAATGTTAG